One genomic region from Argentina anserina chromosome 2, drPotAnse1.1, whole genome shotgun sequence encodes:
- the LOC126783363 gene encoding uncharacterized protein LOC126783363, whose product MSETLVHGDGVENPRLTWDGCSVLLDINDGDRLVFSRLSAGAKLKIGNKNCSLQPLIGCPFGSFFRVENGADGPYLSRYTPSNEGNSVKEQGDCQSKDELRDNRALVDNNKAQSLTGDAIDEMRRQGATGDEIVEALIANSATFEKKTVFSQEKYRLKKQKKYAPIVLLRRPFTRSICEAYLKKYPVRIGFLRMDTLCLLLSMANVSANSDVLVVDMVGGLLTGGVAERLGGTGYVCNTYLGGSPYPMDIARIYNFGEEICKRIVRSPFTDLFSSTQTENPKLSSENGDSCSMEIESHEQVSSMVGKEEVSLAPDKIKSELISDTTSFVERKLSKSAKLGEKAPHEIISLWKENGFSSLIIAAPELDTWGLVKEILPLLTNSAPFAIYHQYLQPLATCMHNLQVEKMAVGLQISEPWLREYQVLPSRTHPCMQMNGFGGYILSGTKICTNN is encoded by the exons ATGTCTGAAACTTTGGTGCACGGCGACGGTGTTGAAAACCCGAGATTGACATGGGACGGTTGCAGCGTCCTGCTCGACATCAACGACGGCGACCGCTTGGTTTTCTCGCGGCTATCCGCCGGAGC CAAATTGAAAATTGGGAATAAAAACTGTTCCCTGCAGCCATTGATTGGCTGCCCCTTCGGTTCGTTTTTTCGAGTCGAAAACGGCGCTGATGGGCCTTATTTGTCCAGATACACTCCCTCCAATGAAG GGAATAGTGTTAAAGAACAAGGAGATTGCCAATCGAAAGACGAGTTGAGAGACAATCGAGCATTGGTTGATAACAATAAAGCGCAAAGCCTAACGGGGGACGCCATCGATGAGATGAGACG ACAAGGCGCAACTGGTGATGAAATAGTTGAAGCACTCATTGCCAACAGTGCGAcatttgagaagaagacagtgTTCTCACAG GAGAAATATAGGCTTAAGAAGCAAAAAAAGTATGCTCCAATTGTACTACTTAGGAGGCCTTTTACTAGAAG TATATGTGAGGCGTACTTGAAGAAATATCCAGTTAGAATTGG ATTCTTGCGGATGGATACATTATGTCTGCTGCTTTCCATGGCTAATGTTTCTGCTAATTCCGATGTCCTTGTAGTCGACATGGTTGGAGGGCTTCTTACTGGTGGTGTGGCAGAGCGTTTAGGAG GTACAGGTTATGTCTGCAATACATATCTTGGGGGCTCACCTTATCCTATGGATATAGCAAGGATATATAACTTTGGAGAAGAAATTTGCAAGAG GATTGTAAGGTCTCCTTTCACTGATCTTTTTTCCTCCACCCAAACTGAAaatccaaaactctcaagtgAAAATGGGGACTCTTGTAGCATGGAAATTGAATCACAT GAACAAGTATCTTCAATGGTTGGCAAGGAAGAAGTTTCTCTTGCCCCTGATAAAATTAAATCAGAACTTATTTCTGACACTACCAGTTTTGTAGAAAGAAAACTGAGCAAGTCTGCTAAACTAGGAGAAAAGGCACCACATGAAATCATCAGCTTGTGGAAAGAGAATGGCTTCTCTAG TTTAATTATAGCAGCACCAGAGCTGGATACGTGGGGTTTAGTTAAAGAGATATTGCCACTCCTGACAAATTCTGCTCCTTTTGCCATTTATCACCAGTATCTTCAG CCGCTCGCAACATGCATGCACAATCTACAAGTGGAAAAAATGGCAGTTGGCTTGCAAATTTCCGAACCTTGGTTACGTGAATATCAG GTACTTCCATCAAGAACTCATCCATGTATGCAGATGAATGGATTTGGTGGGTACATTCTCAGCGGAACCAAGATATGTACCAACAACTGA